From the Carya illinoinensis cultivar Pawnee chromosome 4, C.illinoinensisPawnee_v1, whole genome shotgun sequence genome, one window contains:
- the LOC122307871 gene encoding putative clathrin assembly protein At1g33340, translating into MRVDIQGKLRLALGSVKDHASVGKAMIHNHHDGFSDIEIAVLRATGHDNCPVDDQHMHEILFLVSNSPGSIPFLAERISRRLCKTRDRTVALKTLVLIHRLLRGGNRSFEKQLCGAHVSGHLQMSTRCFTKNADPSFCFLHKYAAYLEERMGWLINQAGKLEPVVPKGLEFRYYEKKSIGMVFRKLPKYQLLLDRVLDCSPVDVLPSDNLAQAAMSNTLKESFQLYLTLCEGVAALVNMFFDLTRPARALACDMLKKASHQSQKLHDLYENSKRIIENKNLEYPSVQIITMEQIMALEQSFACSQNLQRPAMISHGSVFCKTTGGSAAHVLGCISKSTKTQVATAAKEGKMNENNNNDISSSSSTLFSCALETKISMVWVVFDEDDPNQSQGSLGKTLRL; encoded by the coding sequence atgaggGTAGACATTCAGGGAAAGCTCCGGCTGGCTCTTGGCTCCGTAAAGGATCATGCATCAGTCGGAAAGGCCATGATACACAATCACCACGATGGCTTTTCCGATATAGAGATTGCAGTCCTGCGTGCCACCGGCCATGATAATTGCCCCGTTGACGACCAGCACATGCATGAAATCCTCTTCCTTGTCTCTAACTCTCCCGGATCCATCCCTTTTCTAGCTGAACGAATTTCTCGTCGTCTTTGCAAAACGAGAGACCGCACGGTGGCCCTGAAAACACTTGTTCTGATCCATCGCCTCCTGCGCGGAGGCAACCGTAGCTTCGAGAAACAGCTATGCGGCGCACATGTATCGGGCCATCTCCAAATGAGTACCCGTTGTTTTACCAAGAATGCTGACCCTTCGTTTTGTTTCTTACACAAATATGCAGCATACCTGGAAGAAAGGATGGGCTGGCTCATCAACCAAGCAGGCAAACTTGAACCCGTTGTGCCTAAAGGCTTGGAGTTTCGATATTATGAAAAGAAGTCAATCGGCATGGTATTTCGTAAATTGCCAAAATATCAACTACTTCTAGATAGGGTCCTAGATTGTTCACCAGTGGATGTCTTGCCTTCTGATAACCTGGCTCAAGCAGCTATGAGCAACACCTTGAAAGAGAGCTTTCAACTATACTTGACACTTTGTGAAGGCGTTGCGGCTCTTGTTAACATGTTCTTTGATTTAACAAGGCCGGCGAGGGCTTTAGCCTGTGACATGCTCAAGAAGGCTTCCCATCAAAGTCAAAAGCTTCATGATTTGTACGAGAATTCCAAAAGGATTATTGAAAACAAGAACTTGGAGTACCCTTCGGTTCAAATTATCACCATGGAGCAAATTATGGCATTGGAACAAAGCTTTGCCTGTTCACAAAACCTCCAACGTCCGGCTATGATCTCCCATGGCTCTGTATTCTGCAAGACTACTGGTGGTTCAGCTGCTCATGTCTTGGGCTGTATatcaaaatcaaccaaaaccCAAGTGGCAACAGCAGCGAAAGAAGGCAAAATGAATGAGAACAACAACAACGATATTAGTTCTTCTTCAAGTACTCTCTTCTCATGCGCACTGGAGACCAAAATAAGCATGGTATGGGTTGTGTTTGATGAAGATGATCCCAACCAATCACAAGGATCACTAGGCAAGACTCTTCGATTGTAA
- the LOC122306876 gene encoding 22.0 kDa class IV heat shock protein-like has product MGAQLKDVVLALFVSLFLVQFSDGYLLPLVERPGSMLSDIWADPFRVLEQIPVGLEKDGNAVTRSPARVDWKETPEGHVIEMEVPGLKKEDVKIEVENRVLRVSGERKREEQKEGDHWHRVERSYGKFWRQFRLPENVDLDSVRAKLENGVLTLELPKLSPDKIKGPRVVSIDTEENEPPKLIKNSNEGKQEL; this is encoded by the coding sequence ATGGGAGCACAACTGAAAGATGTTGTCCTAGCTTTGTTTGTCTCCCTTTTTCTCGTTCAGTTTTCCGATGGGTATTTGCTGCCGCTCGTAGAGCGTCCGGGGAGTATGTTGAGTGATATATGGGCAGACCCGTTCCGAGTGTTGGAACAAATCCCAGTTGGCCTTGAAAAGGACGGTAACGCCGTGACACGCTCTCCAGCAAGGGTAGACTGGAAAGAGACGCCGGAAGGTCACGTCATAGAGATGGAAGTGCCGGGATTGAAGAAGGAAGACGTGAAGATCGAGGTGGAGAACCGGGTGCTGAGAGTGAGCggagagaggaagagggaggagCAAAAGGAAGGGGATCATTGGCACCGGGTGGAGAGATCGTATGGCAAATTTTGGAGGCAGTTCCGGTTGCCTGAGAACGTGGACTTGGATTCTGTGAGGGCAAAGTTGGAGAACGGGGTGCTCACATTGGAATTGCCCAAGTTGTCCCCTGACAAGATCAAGGGTCCCAGGGTGGTCAGCATTGATACAGAAGAGAATGAGCCTCCCAAGCTCATCAAGAACAGTAATGAGGGCAAGCAGGAGCTTTAA